The following are from one region of the Polyangiaceae bacterium genome:
- a CDS encoding acetyl-CoA carboxylase biotin carboxyl carrier protein subunit → MRAAASVRRAGAEATDGVITSPMPGKVVKLLVAEGDEVEAGAPIVVVEAMKMENELSAPKAGTVQKLHVAQGDTVEGGARLVTVA, encoded by the coding sequence ATGCGCGCGGCGGCGTCGGTGCGCCGCGCGGGGGCCGAGGCGACGGACGGCGTCATCACGTCGCCGATGCCCGGCAAGGTGGTGAAGCTGCTGGTGGCCGAGGGGGACGAAGTGGAAGCCGGCGCCCCCATCGTCGTGGTGGAAGCCATGAAGATGGAGAACGAGCTCAGCGCGCCGAAGGCCGGCACCGTGCAGAAGCTCCACGTGGCTCAAGGAGACACCGTCGAGGGCGGCGCCCGCCTCGTGACGGTCGCGTGA